The following are from one region of the Ptychodera flava strain L36383 chromosome 15, AS_Pfla_20210202, whole genome shotgun sequence genome:
- the LOC139152360 gene encoding uncharacterized protein, whose translation MSAPDSTRYWFYPTYMTDKIRYEENFQSILDLEYYLLSDIPSEIKPDDFQVYEIALAIQQVVEGEKYDPVIKRRLLLAALVSGLFAADHVVNFQLMMDELPLPCLEGDIQRDEDTIAT comes from the exons ATGTCTGCACCCGACAGTACAAGATACTGGTTTTACCCGACCTACATGACCGACAAGATTCGTTACGAAGAGAACTTTCAATCCATACTGGATCTGGAGTACTATCTCCTCTCCGACATCCCTTCCGAGATCAAGCCGGACGACTTCCAAGTCTACGAAATCGCACTGGCCATCCAGCAGGTTGTCGAGGGAGAGAAGTACGACCCGGTTATCAAGCGACGCCTTCTGCTGGCCGCGTTGGTGTCCGGTCTGTTTGCCGCAGATCATGTGGTCAATTTCCAATTGATGATGGATGAACTTCCGCTGCCTTGTCTAGAAGGAG atattcaACGGGATGAAGATACTATTGCGACATGA